Proteins encoded together in one Gemmatimonadota bacterium DH-78 window:
- the murB gene encoding UDP-N-acetylmuramate dehydrogenase yields MPHELESLARLLPPGRVARDVPLAPLTTFRIGGPADLLVRVTTADEMVAAIEAVRSAGVPWTILGAGANVLVGDGGVRGVVIRSEIDGIEWVDPLTLRAGAGVRTFPDLTDRTVAAGLAGLHHYVGIPSSVGGALWQNLHFLSPDRSRTCFIEEVVVGADVLTAEGERRRVDGAWFEFGYDDSVLHHSPHVVLTADFRLERAPVAELREVVRANLQWRDDRHPDLWLYPSAGSIFKKIEGIGAGRLIDQCGLKGHVHGAAQIFHKHANIIVNLGGATSAEVHALIDLARETVLRETGYELEVEIGLLGDS; encoded by the coding sequence ATGCCGCACGAACTCGAGTCGCTCGCGCGCCTGCTGCCTCCCGGCCGCGTCGCGCGCGATGTGCCGCTGGCGCCCCTCACCACCTTCCGGATCGGCGGCCCGGCCGATCTCCTCGTGCGCGTGACCACCGCCGACGAGATGGTGGCCGCGATCGAGGCCGTGCGCTCGGCCGGCGTGCCGTGGACGATTCTCGGGGCCGGGGCGAACGTGCTGGTGGGCGACGGTGGCGTGCGGGGGGTGGTCATCCGCTCCGAGATCGACGGGATCGAGTGGGTGGACCCGCTCACTCTCCGCGCCGGCGCGGGCGTGCGCACGTTTCCCGACCTGACCGACCGCACCGTGGCAGCGGGCCTCGCGGGGCTCCACCACTACGTGGGCATCCCGTCGTCCGTGGGCGGCGCGCTGTGGCAGAATCTGCACTTCCTCTCGCCCGACCGGAGTCGCACCTGCTTCATCGAGGAAGTGGTGGTCGGCGCGGACGTGCTCACCGCCGAGGGCGAGCGCCGACGCGTGGACGGCGCCTGGTTCGAGTTCGGGTACGACGACTCGGTGCTCCACCACAGCCCGCACGTGGTGCTCACCGCCGACTTCCGGCTCGAGCGCGCCCCCGTGGCCGAGCTTCGAGAGGTGGTGCGAGCCAACCTGCAGTGGCGCGACGATCGGCATCCCGATCTCTGGCTCTACCCCTCGGCGGGGTCGATTTTCAAGAAGATCGAGGGCATCGGCGCCGGTCGGCTGATCGACCAGTGCGGGCTGAAGGGCCACGTCCACGGCGCCGCGCAGATCTTCCACAAGCACGCGAACATCATCGTCAACCTCGGCGGCGCGACCTCGGCCGAGGTGCATGCGCTGATCGACCTCGCGCGCGAAACCGTTCTCCGCGAGACGGGCTACGAACTCGAGGTGGAGATCGGTCTTCTCGGGGACTCCTGA
- a CDS encoding DinB family protein, giving the protein MSRVAEFRWLLLRDVDRVMAEVRAYPDDESLWRMAARIPNSGGTLALHLAGNLQHFVGAILGGTGYRRDREREFAARDLDRAALLGELAAAREAIDTALGAMTDADLDAEWTGGGPLADGSPNALMLLHLSGHLSYHLGQLDYHRRLLAADE; this is encoded by the coding sequence ATGAGTCGCGTGGCGGAGTTTCGATGGCTGCTTCTGCGCGACGTGGACCGGGTGATGGCCGAGGTGCGCGCCTACCCCGACGACGAGTCGCTCTGGCGGATGGCGGCGAGGATCCCGAACAGTGGCGGCACGCTGGCGCTGCACCTGGCGGGCAACCTCCAGCACTTCGTGGGTGCGATCCTCGGTGGGACGGGCTATCGGCGCGATCGCGAGCGCGAGTTCGCCGCCCGCGATCTGGACCGCGCCGCCCTGCTCGGCGAACTCGCCGCGGCCCGAGAAGCGATCGACACGGCGCTCGGCGCCATGACGGATGCGGACCTCGACGCGGAGTGGACGGGGGGAGGCCCGCTGGCCGACGGCAGTCCCAACGCGCTCATGCTCCTGCACCTGTCGGGGCATCTCAGCTACCACCTCGGACAGCTCGACTACCACCGCCGCCTGCTCGCCGCGGACGAGTGA
- a CDS encoding TolC family protein yields the protein MRSTTSTSAATPPPHTLAGGARALAGAVLLLVTAATTLVGQEARRLSLAEAISIAQRSNPGFQMTANDQAPADWNVREAYGQFLPSVTANGGASFTEAGVQRFGTVDLGVQSTDWYSSSYGLNANWSLSGSTIFGLSSARAAQDATAANIRAARFTLETQVTLQYMAALRARDALDVARDQFERAGRNAEIVRTRVEMEAVAGTEGRQAEVDVGRAEVALLRAERLLRAEKLRLMEQLGETVATDLELVSEFEVFEPGWSLDELLEDALAAHPSLEAARAQEGSTRAQVRQARSSYFPSVNLSTGLRGFTQKALNDDYVLGNTQDRAAGNVLGCQRNNALANAIGGLPGWEVRDCAALAYTDEMGQSALEANDAFPFDFTRNPVSVSLTVSMPVFQGFSRQRQVEQAQAASSDAAHLRRQEELRLRTAVTQSLDNLESAWIEVQIEERNLELATQRLTEARQRYEVGNTSILELMDSQTSLTTAQRDHLVAVYNFHQSLVALEAATGRSLRAEVAPAGDSGS from the coding sequence GTGAGATCCACGACCTCCACTTCTGCGGCGACACCTCCGCCCCACACCCTCGCCGGGGGCGCCCGCGCGCTGGCCGGAGCCGTGCTCCTGCTGGTGACGGCCGCCACCACGCTGGTGGGACAGGAAGCCCGCCGCCTCTCGCTCGCCGAGGCGATCTCGATCGCGCAGCGGAGCAATCCCGGCTTCCAGATGACGGCCAACGACCAGGCTCCGGCCGACTGGAACGTGCGCGAGGCGTACGGGCAGTTCCTTCCGTCGGTCACGGCCAACGGCGGCGCCAGCTTCACCGAGGCGGGCGTACAGCGGTTCGGCACCGTCGATCTCGGCGTGCAGAGCACCGACTGGTACAGCTCCTCGTACGGGCTCAATGCCAACTGGAGTCTCTCCGGCAGCACCATCTTCGGCCTGTCGAGCGCCCGGGCGGCGCAGGACGCCACCGCGGCGAACATCCGCGCGGCGCGCTTCACCCTCGAGACCCAGGTCACCCTGCAGTACATGGCGGCGCTGCGGGCTCGCGATGCGCTCGATGTGGCCCGCGACCAGTTCGAGCGGGCCGGGCGCAACGCCGAGATCGTGCGCACCCGGGTGGAGATGGAAGCGGTGGCCGGCACGGAGGGGCGCCAGGCGGAGGTGGATGTCGGACGCGCCGAGGTTGCGCTGCTGCGTGCGGAGCGGCTTCTCCGGGCGGAGAAGCTGCGGCTGATGGAGCAGCTCGGCGAGACGGTGGCCACCGATCTCGAACTCGTGAGCGAGTTCGAGGTCTTCGAGCCGGGCTGGAGCCTCGACGAGCTGTTGGAGGACGCGCTCGCCGCCCATCCCTCGCTCGAGGCCGCGCGGGCGCAGGAGGGATCCACGCGCGCGCAGGTGCGCCAGGCCCGGAGCAGCTACTTCCCCTCGGTGAACCTTTCGACGGGGTTGCGCGGATTCACTCAGAAGGCATTGAACGACGACTACGTGCTCGGCAACACCCAGGACCGTGCGGCCGGCAACGTGCTCGGCTGCCAGCGCAACAACGCGCTGGCCAACGCCATCGGTGGACTCCCGGGTTGGGAGGTGCGCGACTGCGCGGCGTTGGCGTACACCGACGAGATGGGTCAGTCGGCGCTCGAGGCCAACGACGCCTTTCCCTTCGACTTCACGCGGAATCCGGTCAGCGTGAGTCTGACCGTGTCGATGCCGGTGTTCCAGGGCTTCAGCCGGCAGCGCCAGGTGGAGCAGGCGCAGGCCGCGTCGTCCGATGCCGCGCATCTGCGTCGCCAGGAAGAGCTGCGACTCCGCACCGCCGTCACGCAGTCGCTCGACAACCTCGAGTCGGCGTGGATCGAGGTGCAGATCGAGGAGCGCAACCTCGAACTGGCCACGCAGCGACTGACCGAGGCGCGTCAGCGCTACGAGGTGGGCAACACCTCCATCCTCGAGTTGATGGACTCGCAGACCTCGCTCACCACGGCCCAGCGGGATCACCTGGTGGCCGTCTACAACTTCCACCAGTCGCTCGTGGCCCTCGAAGCCGCCACCGGCCGGTCCCTTCGCGCCGAAGTCGCCCCCGCGGGCGATTCCGGTTCCTGA
- the dps gene encoding DNA starvation/stationary phase protection protein Dps codes for MSTTISTPHLQTRHTLPDGTRHASVELLNARLADAIMVGLQAKQAHWNVRGPRFLPLHELFDSVAEHAREWADLMAERAGALGGVVDGTPASVIERSDLPTYPTELIDADGHIERMAEVLASFSRRLLGSIEAAGEAGDPATEDVFTEVARAVDQDFWFVEAHTQG; via the coding sequence ATGTCCACCACGATTTCGACGCCCCACCTGCAGACCCGCCACACCCTCCCCGACGGCACGCGGCATGCCTCGGTCGAACTCCTGAACGCCCGCCTCGCCGACGCCATCATGGTCGGCCTGCAGGCGAAGCAGGCGCACTGGAATGTGCGCGGGCCGAGGTTCCTTCCCCTGCACGAGCTCTTCGACTCCGTGGCAGAGCACGCCCGCGAGTGGGCGGATCTGATGGCGGAACGGGCGGGGGCGCTGGGCGGGGTGGTCGATGGCACCCCCGCCTCGGTGATCGAGCGCTCCGATCTGCCCACCTACCCGACGGAGCTGATCGACGCCGACGGCCACATCGAGCGGATGGCGGAAGTTCTGGCGTCGTTCTCCCGCCGCCTCCTGGGTTCGATCGAGGCCGCCGGCGAGGCGGGCGACCCGGCCACCGAGGACGTCTTCACCGAGGTGGCCCGCGCCGTCGACCAGGACTTCTGGTTCGTCGAGGCGCACACCCAAGGCTGA
- a CDS encoding DUF4442 domain-containing protein, protein MPSPASGPDLSARLLHLWRRLRPLPGGRWLYARLLGRMVPYSGTIGARVDELAPGRAVVSLRDRRRVRNHLGSIHAVALANLGELASGLAVVTALPPGVKSIVTALETRYHRKARGTLVARCEVALDPVLGETERQVRATIHDHEGELVAETLATWRLRPETP, encoded by the coding sequence ATGCCCTCCCCCGCTTCCGGCCCCGATCTGTCGGCTCGCCTTCTCCACCTCTGGCGACGGCTCCGCCCCCTTCCCGGCGGGCGATGGCTGTACGCTCGACTGCTCGGTCGGATGGTGCCCTATTCCGGCACGATCGGCGCTCGGGTCGACGAACTGGCTCCCGGTCGCGCGGTGGTCTCGCTCCGGGACCGCCGGAGAGTGCGCAACCACCTCGGCTCGATCCACGCCGTGGCGCTGGCGAATCTGGGCGAGCTCGCCAGCGGCCTCGCGGTCGTGACCGCGCTGCCACCCGGCGTGAAGTCGATCGTCACCGCACTCGAAACGCGCTACCACCGCAAGGCCCGCGGCACCCTGGTCGCCCGCTGCGAGGTGGCGCTCGACCCGGTGCTCGGCGAGACGGAGCGGCAGGTCCGCGCGACCATCCACGACCACGAGGGCGAACTGGTGGCGGAGACGCTGGCCACCTGGCGCCTGAGACCGGAGACTCCGTGA
- a CDS encoding ABC transporter ATP-binding protein — protein MENGKSLIHLNELAKVFYTEEVETHALSGINLDIQSGEFVSIAGPSGCGKTTLLSILGLLDSPTGGKYLLDGEPVENLSAGQRAKIRNQAIGFIFQAFNLIGDLTVYENVELPLTYRGMPGSERKERVQAALERVGMAHRMGHYPSQLSGGQQQRVAVARAIVGKPLILLADEPTGNLDSKNGNAVMSLLKELHAEGATICMVTHDPRYAHVADRAVHLFDGQVVSEDDARRAHELEEAGFDVAAGD, from the coding sequence ATGGAGAACGGAAAGTCGCTGATCCACCTGAACGAACTGGCGAAGGTGTTCTACACCGAGGAGGTGGAGACTCACGCGCTGTCGGGGATCAATCTCGACATCCAGAGCGGGGAGTTCGTGTCGATCGCGGGTCCGTCGGGCTGCGGCAAGACGACGCTGCTCTCGATTCTGGGACTCCTGGATTCGCCGACGGGGGGCAAGTATCTGCTCGACGGGGAGCCGGTGGAGAATCTGAGCGCGGGCCAGCGGGCGAAGATCCGCAACCAGGCGATCGGGTTCATCTTCCAGGCGTTCAACCTGATCGGCGACCTGACGGTGTACGAGAACGTGGAGCTTCCGCTCACCTACCGTGGGATGCCGGGATCGGAGCGGAAAGAGCGGGTTCAGGCCGCACTGGAGCGGGTGGGGATGGCGCATCGGATGGGGCACTATCCGAGCCAGCTGTCGGGCGGTCAGCAGCAGCGGGTGGCGGTGGCGCGGGCGATCGTGGGCAAGCCGCTGATTCTTCTGGCCGACGAGCCGACGGGTAACCTCGACTCGAAGAACGGCAACGCGGTGATGAGCCTGCTGAAGGAGCTGCACGCGGAGGGCGCGACGATCTGCATGGTGACGCACGATCCGCGCTACGCGCATGTGGCCGATCGGGCGGTGCATCTCTTCGACGGCCAGGTGGTGAGCGAAGACGACGCGCGCCGGGCCCACGAGCTCGAGGAAGCCGGCTTCGACGTGGCCGCCGGCGACTGA
- a CDS encoding ABC transporter ATP-binding protein — protein MIKLRNIEKSYRNGAGETFVLRRIDADIRDGEFVTIMGPSGAGKSTLLAILGMLDADWRGEYHLYEHAVHRLKPRHRIELNKEYIGFVFQQYHLLDDLTVYENLEIPLSYRNVKRKERQAIVADTLDRFQIVGKKDLYPNQLSGGQQQLVAVARAVIAEPRVILADEPTGSLHSSQGRMIMDLLKQLNDEGTTIIQVTHNEEYAQIGDRIIELQDGWIVEE, from the coding sequence ATGATCAAGCTGCGCAACATCGAAAAGTCATACCGCAACGGGGCGGGGGAGACCTTCGTGCTCCGTCGCATCGATGCCGACATCCGCGACGGCGAGTTCGTCACGATCATGGGGCCCTCCGGGGCGGGAAAGAGCACGCTGCTCGCCATTCTGGGCATGCTCGACGCCGACTGGCGGGGGGAGTATCACCTGTACGAGCACGCGGTGCATCGGCTGAAGCCGCGGCACCGCATCGAGCTGAACAAGGAGTACATCGGCTTCGTCTTCCAGCAGTACCACCTGCTCGACGACCTCACCGTGTACGAGAACCTGGAGATTCCGCTCTCCTACCGAAACGTGAAGCGGAAGGAGCGGCAGGCGATCGTGGCCGACACCCTCGACCGCTTCCAGATCGTGGGCAAGAAGGACCTCTACCCGAATCAGCTCTCGGGCGGACAGCAGCAGCTGGTGGCCGTCGCGCGGGCCGTGATCGCGGAGCCCCGCGTCATTCTGGCCGACGAGCCGACGGGGAGTCTCCACTCGAGTCAGGGACGGATGATCATGGACCTGCTCAAGCAGCTCAACGACGAGGGCACCACGATCATTCAGGTCACGCACAACGAGGAGTACGCGCAGATCGGCGATCGCATCATCGAGCTGCAGGACGGCTGGATCGTCGAGGAGTGA
- a CDS encoding nuclear transport factor 2 family protein, producing MKAITGVLVAGLALVGAPAGVAAQGGDDEAAVLQVVNDLFDGMREKDGDKLRGVWHPEARLQTAGATPEGAAQLGSTPVDGFVQGVLDAQAFLDEVTFDEVVQISGRLATVWAPYNLFVNDAFQHCGVDAIQMIRTADGWKIFQLTDTRTREGCDPERRDL from the coding sequence ATGAAGGCGATCACGGGTGTGCTGGTGGCGGGACTCGCACTGGTCGGTGCCCCGGCGGGAGTCGCGGCGCAGGGTGGGGACGACGAGGCCGCCGTGTTGCAGGTCGTGAACGACCTGTTCGACGGCATGCGGGAGAAGGACGGCGACAAGCTGCGGGGCGTCTGGCATCCCGAGGCGCGTCTCCAGACCGCGGGGGCGACGCCGGAGGGCGCGGCCCAGCTCGGCTCCACCCCCGTCGATGGCTTCGTTCAGGGCGTGCTCGACGCCCAGGCCTTTCTCGACGAGGTCACCTTCGACGAGGTGGTTCAGATCAGCGGGCGCCTCGCCACGGTGTGGGCGCCGTACAACCTCTTCGTGAACGACGCCTTTCAGCATTGCGGCGTGGACGCCATCCAGATGATCCGCACCGCCGACGGCTGGAAGATCTTTCAGCTCACCGACACCCGCACCCGCGAGGGCTGCGACCCGGAGCGCCGAGACCTCTGA
- a CDS encoding D-aminoacylase, whose translation MPPRRTRTALPTLLAVATLLGCAESTPFDLVIAGGTVIDGTGAPGERADVGIRGDRISVIGDLSGAEAERTIDATGLVVAPGFVDLHAHLDPLLRLPSAESHVRQGVTTALGGPDGGGPLPTGRYLARAESLGVGMNVAFLVGHNRVREAVMNLEDRAPTPAELAEMEGLVAQAMGEGAFGISTGLKYLPGAFSDLDEVVALSRVAADSGGFYTSHLREEGTGRTPGLSLLDGVGEALEIGRRAGIPVVLTHHKVVGQPLWGQAQTTLAMIDSARAAGTDAMIDQYPYTATYTGISILVPAWAQAGGDEAFLERMDDPALADSILADIEWALINDRGGNDLARVQFARVSWDPTLEGATLGDWAEREGLARTPANGARLVVEAMRRGGASAIYHALSEDDVTAIMTHPYTAIASDGRLTQPGEGHPHPRWYGTFPRVLARYVREEGVLGLEEAIRKMTTLPADRIGLPERGRITAGAFADLVLFDPDTVADEATFQDPHRYPSGIPFVVVNGVVTVDDGVFVDLRPGRVLRRSSGG comes from the coding sequence ATGCCCCCGCGACGAACCCGCACCGCCCTTCCCACCCTGCTCGCCGTCGCGACCCTGCTGGGGTGCGCCGAATCCACGCCCTTCGACCTGGTGATCGCGGGCGGAACGGTGATCGACGGAACCGGTGCACCGGGAGAGCGGGCCGACGTCGGTATTCGCGGCGATCGCATCTCGGTGATCGGCGACCTGTCGGGCGCGGAGGCGGAGCGGACGATCGACGCGACCGGTCTGGTGGTCGCCCCCGGCTTCGTGGACCTGCACGCGCACCTCGACCCGCTCCTCCGCCTGCCCTCCGCGGAGAGCCATGTGCGACAGGGGGTGACGACGGCCCTCGGAGGCCCCGACGGGGGTGGCCCCCTTCCCACCGGGCGCTACCTCGCCCGCGCGGAGTCGCTCGGTGTCGGGATGAACGTGGCCTTCCTGGTCGGACACAACCGGGTGCGGGAAGCGGTGATGAACCTCGAAGATCGCGCGCCGACCCCCGCCGAGCTCGCCGAGATGGAGGGCCTCGTGGCTCAGGCGATGGGCGAGGGCGCCTTCGGCATCTCCACCGGGCTCAAGTACCTGCCGGGTGCCTTCAGCGACCTCGACGAGGTGGTGGCACTCAGTCGAGTGGCCGCCGACTCGGGAGGATTCTACACCTCGCACCTTCGAGAGGAGGGCACGGGGCGCACCCCCGGTCTGAGCCTGCTCGACGGCGTGGGCGAGGCGCTCGAGATCGGGCGCCGGGCGGGGATTCCGGTCGTGCTGACCCACCACAAGGTCGTGGGGCAGCCGCTGTGGGGGCAGGCGCAGACCACGCTGGCGATGATCGACTCCGCGCGGGCCGCGGGGACCGACGCGATGATCGATCAGTACCCCTACACCGCCACCTACACGGGGATCTCGATTCTGGTGCCCGCCTGGGCGCAGGCCGGCGGCGACGAGGCCTTCCTCGAGCGGATGGACGACCCCGCCCTGGCCGACTCCATCCTGGCCGACATCGAGTGGGCGCTGATCAACGACCGCGGCGGCAACGATCTCGCCCGCGTGCAGTTCGCCCGGGTTTCGTGGGACCCCACCCTGGAGGGGGCGACGCTGGGAGACTGGGCCGAACGCGAGGGACTCGCACGCACGCCGGCCAACGGGGCACGGCTGGTGGTGGAAGCGATGCGGCGAGGCGGAGCGTCCGCCATCTATCACGCCCTCTCCGAAGACGACGTGACCGCGATCATGACCCATCCCTACACGGCCATCGCCTCCGACGGGCGCCTCACCCAGCCGGGTGAGGGGCACCCCCACCCCCGGTGGTACGGCACCTTCCCGCGGGTGCTGGCGCGCTACGTTCGGGAGGAGGGCGTGCTGGGGCTGGAAGAGGCGATCCGGAAGATGACCACCCTCCCCGCCGATCGGATCGGGCTGCCGGAGCGCGGTCGGATCACCGCCGGGGCCTTCGCCGACCTCGTGCTGTTCGACCCCGACACGGTGGCCGACGAGGCCACCTTCCAGGATCCGCACCGGTACCCGTCGGGCATTCCCTTCGTGGTGGTCAACGGGGTGGTGACGGTCGACGACGGGGTCTTCGTCGACCTGCGGCCGGGTCGAGTGCTGCGGAGGTCCTCCGGCGGCTGA
- a CDS encoding PDZ domain-containing protein → MRRTWALRRILPLVVAPLLAGALAVGAEEPEPTVTPIRYEISFEGRDHREARVRLQVDDVGPGPVALRMSRTSPGRYALHEFAKNVYDVRITDGEGRPVTVERPDPHQWTVIGHGGAIRVEYTLYADRADGTYSQVDRSHAHLNAPATFMFARDLMERPVELRVRVPRGSDWVVATQLASTDDPTLFRAPDGHYFMDSPLEIADLDIREWEVQTEHGPQTIRVAMHHLGTEAELDLYARHAEAITHELAAVFGGWPDFEFDRYTFLASYVPWASGDGMEHRNSTVLTSNGSLGLSMTGLLGTLAHEFVHAWSIERIRPASLEPFDFEAANMSRELWFGEGFTSYLDDVALVRAGVIDTDEFVRRMGGLAATITEAPGRRFFSPVEMSMQAPFVDAATSVDPTNRGNTFLSYYTWGAGIGLALDLELRSRFEGLTLDHLMQEMWRRHGVVERPYEVDDVEAALAAVTGDAAFARSFFDAYVRGREAPDFAALLATVGVEWALRDDAPLYLGGAGLRFTDRGAEVATNTTAGDPLYEAGVDRGDRLLRLDGAPLTSSDALEGALAGRAPGDEVPLVIESRGEERTVRVILRRRPQWVTQPIDDAPAEAVSRRDAWVAPRAGR, encoded by the coding sequence ATGCGCCGCACCTGGGCTCTTCGCCGCATCCTGCCGCTCGTCGTCGCTCCCCTCCTCGCCGGCGCTCTCGCCGTCGGCGCCGAGGAGCCGGAGCCCACCGTCACCCCGATCCGCTACGAGATCTCGTTCGAGGGGCGCGATCACCGGGAGGCGCGGGTCCGCCTGCAGGTGGACGACGTCGGGCCGGGTCCGGTGGCCCTCCGGATGTCGCGCACCTCTCCGGGGCGCTACGCCCTCCACGAGTTCGCGAAGAACGTCTACGATGTGCGGATCACCGACGGCGAGGGGCGCCCGGTCACGGTCGAGCGTCCGGACCCGCACCAGTGGACCGTGATCGGACACGGGGGCGCGATCCGGGTGGAGTACACCCTCTACGCCGATCGGGCCGACGGCACCTATTCTCAGGTGGATCGGAGTCACGCGCATCTGAACGCCCCGGCCACCTTCATGTTCGCGCGCGATCTGATGGAGCGTCCGGTGGAGTTGCGAGTGCGCGTGCCCCGGGGCAGCGACTGGGTGGTCGCGACTCAGTTGGCGTCCACCGACGACCCCACCCTCTTCCGTGCGCCCGACGGTCACTATTTCATGGACTCTCCGCTCGAGATCGCCGATCTCGACATCCGGGAGTGGGAGGTGCAGACGGAGCACGGCCCTCAGACCATTCGGGTGGCCATGCACCACCTGGGCACCGAGGCCGAACTCGACCTGTATGCCCGGCACGCCGAAGCGATCACGCACGAGCTCGCCGCGGTCTTCGGCGGTTGGCCCGACTTCGAGTTCGACCGCTATACCTTTCTCGCCAGCTACGTGCCCTGGGCGTCGGGCGACGGCATGGAGCATCGCAACTCCACGGTGCTGACGAGCAACGGCTCGCTGGGCCTCTCCATGACGGGGCTGCTCGGCACCCTCGCACACGAGTTCGTGCACGCGTGGAGCATCGAGCGGATTCGTCCCGCGTCGCTCGAGCCCTTCGACTTCGAGGCCGCCAACATGAGCCGGGAGCTGTGGTTCGGGGAGGGCTTCACCTCGTACCTCGACGACGTGGCCCTGGTGCGCGCGGGGGTGATCGACACCGACGAGTTCGTGCGACGAATGGGCGGATTGGCCGCCACGATCACCGAGGCCCCCGGGCGCCGCTTCTTCAGTCCGGTGGAGATGAGCATGCAGGCGCCCTTCGTCGACGCGGCGACCTCGGTCGACCCGACGAACCGCGGCAACACCTTCCTCAGCTACTACACCTGGGGGGCGGGGATCGGGTTGGCGCTCGATCTGGAGCTCCGCAGTCGCTTCGAGGGGCTCACCCTCGACCACCTCATGCAGGAGATGTGGAGGCGCCACGGGGTGGTCGAGCGCCCCTACGAGGTGGACGACGTGGAGGCGGCGCTGGCCGCCGTCACGGGCGACGCCGCCTTCGCCCGCTCGTTCTTCGACGCGTACGTGCGGGGCCGCGAGGCGCCCGACTTCGCGGCGCTGTTGGCCACCGTGGGCGTCGAATGGGCGCTCCGAGACGACGCACCCCTCTACCTCGGCGGTGCGGGGCTGCGCTTCACCGACCGCGGCGCCGAGGTGGCGACCAACACCACCGCGGGTGACCCGCTCTACGAGGCGGGGGTGGATCGAGGCGATCGCCTGCTGCGCCTCGATGGCGCCCCGCTCACCTCGTCCGATGCGCTGGAGGGGGCCCTCGCGGGGCGCGCTCCGGGCGACGAGGTGCCGCTGGTGATCGAGAGCCGGGGCGAGGAGCGGACGGTGCGTGTCATCCTCCGCAGGAGGCCGCAGTGGGTCACGCAGCCGATCGACGACGCTCCGGCCGAGGCGGTGTCGCGGCGCGATGCCTGGGTGGCACCGAGGGCGGGGCGATGA
- a CDS encoding HlyD family efflux transporter periplasmic adaptor subunit has protein sequence MDIIRDTKPKKRKRSVVVAAVILGLIAVTFAVQQLPSAAPSVDRAVIWMDTVEQGTLVRQIRGTGTLVPEQAQLISAVTNGRVEEIVLLPGVEVQPGDVILRMSNPDVDLQLLQAQSQLSQARTALLQLQSNLRTQELQQQGAVTQLAAQLAAARREYETNQRLYDTNPALVARSELDRTREEMEQLQTRVDLENQRLEVMRETEQDQLDAQALQVERLAETVAFNQDRLASLVVTAPIAGTLSPLEVPLQVGQYVTSGQQIARIVVPGRLKAEIRISQTQVTEIVVGQTALIDTRTDTIEGQVSRIDPAVRQGSVTIDVSLPADLPPSARPDLSVDGNVVIDRLDDVLHVARPNFAQANQRASLFRLTPDGEYAERVQVLFGASSVNDMEIREGLQAGDIVLLQDMSQWDGYDRVRIR, from the coding sequence TTGGACATCATCCGCGATACGAAGCCGAAGAAGCGCAAGCGCTCCGTTGTCGTCGCCGCCGTCATCCTGGGGCTGATCGCCGTCACCTTCGCCGTGCAGCAGCTGCCCTCGGCCGCCCCGTCGGTCGACCGCGCCGTGATCTGGATGGACACCGTGGAGCAGGGCACCCTGGTGCGTCAGATTCGCGGCACCGGCACCCTCGTGCCCGAGCAGGCGCAGCTGATCTCGGCCGTCACCAACGGACGCGTAGAGGAGATCGTTCTCCTTCCCGGGGTTGAGGTTCAGCCCGGTGACGTCATCCTGCGCATGAGCAATCCCGACGTGGACCTTCAGCTTCTCCAGGCCCAATCGCAGCTCAGTCAGGCGCGCACCGCGCTCCTCCAGCTGCAGTCGAATCTGCGCACGCAGGAACTGCAGCAGCAGGGCGCCGTCACGCAGCTCGCTGCGCAGCTGGCCGCGGCCCGGCGCGAGTACGAGACGAATCAGCGTCTCTACGACACCAACCCGGCGCTGGTCGCGCGGTCCGAACTCGATCGCACCCGCGAGGAGATGGAGCAGCTCCAGACCCGGGTCGACCTCGAGAATCAGCGCCTCGAGGTGATGCGCGAGACGGAGCAGGATCAGCTCGACGCGCAGGCGCTCCAGGTGGAGCGGCTCGCCGAGACCGTGGCCTTCAACCAGGATCGGCTGGCCTCTCTGGTCGTGACCGCCCCGATCGCGGGCACGTTGTCGCCGCTCGAGGTGCCGCTCCAGGTCGGGCAGTACGTCACCTCCGGCCAGCAGATCGCCCGCATCGTGGTGCCCGGACGCCTCAAGGCCGAGATCCGCATCTCGCAGACGCAGGTGACCGAGATCGTCGTGGGTCAGACGGCGCTGATCGACACCCGCACCGACACGATCGAGGGCCAGGTGTCGCGGATCGATCCGGCCGTGCGGCAGGGATCGGTCACGATCGACGTGTCGCTCCCGGCCGACCTGCCCCCCTCGGCGCGCCCGGATCTGAGCGTCGACGGCAACGTGGTGATCGACCGTCTCGACGACGTGCTGCACGTCGCGCGGCCCAACTTCGCGCAGGCCAATCAGCGGGCGAGCCTCTTCCGGCTCACCCCAGACGGCGAGTACGCCGAGCGGGTGCAGGTGCTCTTCGGCGCCAGCTCGGTGAACGACATGGAGATTCGAGAGGGACTCCAGGCGGGCGACATCGTCCTCCTGCAGGACATGTCGCAGTGGGACGGCTACGACCGGGTGCGAATCCGGTGA